CGACGCCGCTTCGACACCCCGAGAAGGCGCACCGGCCCGACCAGCCGATGTTGCGGAAGCCCGCCTGGATTCGGGTGAAGGCGCCGGTCAGCCGCGAGTACCAGGAAACCCGCCAGCTCATGCGCCGGCTCAATCTCAACACGGTGTGCGAAGAAGCCGGCTGTCCCAATATCGGCGAGTGCTGGCAGCAGAAGCACGCCACCGTGATGATTCTGGGCAGCATCTGCACGCGGGCCTGCGCCTTCTGCAACGTGGCGACCGGCAAGCCGCTGGCGCTCGATCCGCATGAGCCCGAGCACGTCGCCGAGGCTGTGGGCGAGCTTGGCCTCGCCCATGTGGTCGTGACCTCGGTCGACCGCGACGATCTCGACGATGGCGGTGCCGGACATTTTGCCAAGGTGATCAAGGCGATCCGCGCCCGGGCGCAAGGCACCACGATCGAAGTGCTGACGCCGGATTTCCTGCGCAAGGACGGAGCGATCGAGACCGTGGTCGAGGCCGGCCCCGACGTCTACAACCACAATCTCGAGACCGTGCCCCGCCTCTATCACACGGTGCGGCCGGGGGCCCGCTATTTCGCCTCGCTTAAGCTCCTGGACCGGGTGAAACAGTTGAACCCGGCGCTGTTCACCAAGTCCGGCTTGATGGTGGGGTTGGGCGAGAGTCGGGAAGAAGTGCATCAGGTGATGGACGATCTGCGTTCAGCCGATGTGGACTTCCTCACCATCGGTCAATATCTGCAGCCGACGCCGAAGCACCACGCAATCGAGCGCTTCGTCACGCCCGCGGAATTCCTGGCCTTGAAGGCGATGGCCGAAGGCAAAGGCTTCCTCCTGGTCGCATCCTCGCCTCTGACCCGCTCCTCCTATCATGCCGGTCAGGATTTCGATCGGCTGCGGCAAGCCCGGACCCAGAAGCTCGCCCAAACGCCGTGAGGCATCGCGGGGCCCGCCGAACGCACGAGGTTGGTTGCCGCTTCGGCTCGGTCGCCCTATAGCCAACGCATGCCGACGCACGCGGAAAAGCGCTTCGTTCCCTATTCGCCCGAGCAGATGTTCGATCTGGTGGCTGACGTGCTGCGCTATCCGGAATTCCTGCCGTGGTGTCTGGCCGCCCGCATTCGCGAGCGCCAAAGCGATGTCTTGCTTGTCGATCTGGTGATCGGGTTCAAGATGGTACGGGAGCGGTTCACGTCCCGCGTCGTCCTCGATCGGCCGGGGCGGACCGTCAACGTCTCCTATGCCGACGGCCCGTTCAAGCACATGGCCAATCATTGGCGCTTCGAGCCGACCCAAGATGGCGGCTGCCTGATCGACTTCTACGTCGACTTCGAGTTCAAGAGCAGCCTCTTGCAGAAGCTGATCGGCGTGCTCTTCAACGAAGCAGTCCGCCGGATGGTCGCCGCTTTCGAGGCGCGGGCAGGTCAGCTCTACGGCGCCATGGACGCACCGGCATCGGCGCCGGAGCGCTCCTAGCGGCGTCTCTTATGGATGAGAGATCAGGTCGCCGATGAGCGCGAAGGCCGCCAGCACGCTCGCCTCGCGCACCGCCCGTCGGTTGCCCGGAAAGACGGCGCGGACATCCCGTGTGGCGCCGCCGCGACGTGTCGCGGCGAGATGCACCAATCCGACCGGCTTCGTCGCCGTAGCACCGCCCGGGCCGGCGATGCCGGTGACGGCGACGGCGATATCCGCATGGCTGCGGGCAACCGCACCCTCGGCCATGGCGCGGGCGACCTCGGCGCTGACCGCGCCATGCGCGCGAATGAGCGCCTCGGCAACCCCCAACAGCTCGATCTTGGCTTCGTTCGAGTAGGTGACGAAGCCACGCTCGACCACATCGGAAGAGCCGGCAATCTCCGTCAGGCTCGCCGCGATGAGGCCGCCGGTGCAGCTTTCGGCCGTCGCCAGCTTGAGCTTGTTCGCCCGACAGCGTGCGAGCAGCTCCTCGGCCTCGCGATGAAAGGTTTTGGTCATTTCATGATCCACAGCACCAGCCGTGCGGCGCCGATCGCATAGAGGGCGGCGACGGCATCGTCGAGCATGATCCCCAGCCCGCCGGTCACTTGGCGGTCGACCAGGCTCACCGGCCACGGCTTCAGGATATCGGCGGCGCGAAAGGCGCAGAATCCGAGCGCATAGCCGAGCAAGGTCTGCGGCAACGAAGCCAGCACCAGCCACATCGCCGCCACCTCATCGACGCAAGCCTGGGGCGGATCCGCCATGCCCGACCGCTTGGCAAAGAGGTCCGTCGCCCAAACGCCGATCAGGAACACGCCGACACCAGCGGCCAGCAGCGCTGGAGCGCCGAAGCTTCGCTCGATCGCCCAGGCGAAGGGGAGCGCGGCGAGCGAGCCCCAGGTACCGGGTGCGAGCGGTATGAGACCGACGCCGAACCACGTGGCAATGAGCGTCGCCGGGTGCCAGAAGCCGAGCTCCTTCATCGCACGCGAACGGTCGCCACGGCTTGGGCGGCGATGCCTTCGCGTCGTCCGGTGAAGCCCAAGCCCTCGGTCGTGGTCGCCTTCACGCTGACGCGGCCGCGCTCGATGGCAAGAATGGCGGCGATGCGCTCTGCCATCTCCTGACGATGCGGGGAGACCTTCGGCCGCTCGCACACGATCGTTAGGTCCACATGCAGGATGCGGCCCCCCCGCGCCTCGACCAGCCCCGCGGCATGGGCGAGGAAGGCGGCCGAGTCGGCGCCGCGCCAACGCGGGTCGGAGGGCGGGAAATGCTCGCCGATATCACCGGCACCAATGGCGCCCAGCACGGCGTCGGTCAGCGCATGCAACCCCACATCGGCATCGGAGTGGCCAATGAGGCCGTGCTCGTGCGGCACACGCACGCCACAGAGCATCACGTGATCGCCGGCGCCGAAGCGATGCACATCGAAGCCGGTGCCCACCCGCGTCTCGCCGGCGCCGAGCGCTTGCTCCGCGCGCAGGAGGTCGCCGCTCGATGTGATCTTCAGATTCTCCTCGCTGCCGGCCACCAGCGCCACGGCAAGACCGGCATGTTCCGCCACCGCCGCATCGTCGGTGAGCGACAAGTCGGACGCGGAACGATGAGCGGCCAAAATATCCGGATAGCGGAATCCTTGCGGGGTTTGCGCGCGCCACAGCCCGGCCCGATCGACGGTATCGGCGACGTAGCCATCGCGTCCGAGCTTGAGGGTATCGGCCACGGGAACCGCGGCTATGGCGCCGGCTGCGGTCGCCAGCGCGTCGATCACCCGGTCGATCACATCGGCCGCGATGCAGGGGCGGGCGCCGTCATGGATCAGCACCAGGGAAGGCGGCTGCGCGGCCAGGCTCTCGAGCCCGAGGCGAACGGACTCTTGCCGCGAGGCTCCGCCGATTACCGGCGCTAGCAGATCGAGGCCGGAGGCCGCCCTTTCATAGCGTTCGCGATCGTCGCCGTGTATGACCGCACGCACCGCGCCGATGCGCGGATGCTCCGAGAACGCTCTGAGGGAGTGGCGCAGCACCGGCTGGCCGGCGAGCGGTTGGTATTGCTTGGGCGCCTCGCCGCCGAAGCGAGTCCCACGTCCGGCTGCGACCACGAGCGCTGCGATGTCGGTCATCGGGCGAACGCTAGTCTAGGGCACCTTCCGCCAGCAACCGAGAAACGACTATAGTCTGCCCATGCCTCACACCGTGTTGCCGAGCCTCCTGGCGCTCTTTGCATTGGTGCCAGCGACCGTGCTGGCGTTGCGAGGCGAGGCGCGCAACACCCGCTATTGGGCAGCGCTGGCGCTCGCCGTTCTCGGCCCGTCGGCTTGGGCGCTCTTGCAAGTCGACGATGCCTGGCGCACCGGACTGGCGGTGACGCTGTGGGTCACCATTGCGGTCACCATGCTGCTGTTTGCCGGTCTCACCATGGTCACGGAAGCGGCGTGGCGGCTGACGACGTTGCTGCTGCCTTACCTCCTGGTCTTGGGAACGCTCGCCACCATATGGGAGCGCCTGCCGGAACCGATGCTGAGCTCAGGCAGCCATGGCGCCTGGATCGTCGTCCATATCCTCGTTTCGGTGGTGACCTACGGGCTCGTCAATCTGGCCGCCGTCGCCGGCCTCGCCGTATTCCTGCAGGAGCGGGCCCTCAAGCGGAAACGGCCGTCCTGGCTCGTCCGGCTGCTGCCCGCCGTGGCCGATGCCGAAGCCTTGCAGGTTCGCCTCCTGGTTGCCTCCCAGATCGTCCTGGGGGTCGGCCTTGCCACCGGTATCAGCGTCTATTACCTGGCAACCGGACGGCTAATCCCGTTCGATCACAAGACGGTGCTGTCTTTGGCCACCTTCGTGCTGATCGCCGTACTCCTGGTTGCCCATTATCGGGTGGGGCTTCGCGGCAGGAGAGCCGCCCGGCTCGTCCTCTTGGCTTGGCTGCTGCTCACCCTTGCCTATCCCGGAGTGAAGTTCGTAACCGGGGTCTTGATGGCGTAACCTGCCGATTCTGCTGCAATGCAGCAAAAGAGTTGCATCGGCCTCCGTCCTTTGCCAATATGCTTGTATTTTATGCACAGAAGGTCCCTGCCTAAATGTTAGGCATTCGCATCGGCACGATCTCTTTACCCGACCCGGTGATCCTGGCGCCGATGTCGGGGGTCACCGACATGCCGTTCCGACGGCTGGTCAAGCGCTGCGGGGCGGCGCTGGTGGTCTCCGAGATGATCGCCAGCGAGGCCATGGTCCGCGAGAGCCGCAAGACTCTGCACATGGTCTCGAAATCCGCCGAGGAGCATCCGATGTCGGTGCAGCTTGCCGGCTGCGAGCCCGCAGTGATGGCCGAGGCTGCCAAGCTCAATGCCGATCTCGGCGCCGACATCATCGACATCAACATGGGATGCCCGGTGAAGAAGGTGGTGAACGGTTATGCCGGCTCGGCCTTGATGCGCCACGAGGAGAATGCCCAGCGCATCATTGAGGCGACGGTCAAGGCGGTCAGCTTGCCGGTCACGCTCAAGATGCGCACAGGCTGGGACGACGCCGACCGCAACGCCCCCAGGCTGGCGAAGATCGCCGAGGACGCCGGCATCCAGATGGTGACCGTGCATGGCCGCACCCGTTGCCAGATGTACGAGGGCAGCGCCGACTGGAGCTTCGTGCGCCGGGTCAAAGAAGCCGTCCGCATTCCCGTCGTCGTCAACGGCGACATCACCAGCCTTGAAGAGGCCGAGCGGGCGCTGGCGCTGTCGGGTGCCGACGGCGTCATGATCGGCCGCGGCGCCTATGGGCGGCCCTGGTTCATTCGCCAAGTCAGCCACTATCTCAAGACCGGCGAGCGCCTGCCCGATCCGCCGCTCGCCCGACAGCTCGCCCTCATCTACGAGCATATGGCGGCGATGCTGGAGCATTATGGAATCGCCACCGGGCTCAAGATCGCGCGCAAGCATATCGGCTGGTATTCGAAGGGTCTGGATGGCTCGGCCGAGTTTCGCTCCCAAATCAATCGCTCCCTCGATCCCAGCCAAGTTCACGAGCTCATTCGGGGCTTCTATGAGCCCCTCCTGGCGCGCCGGGCAGCGTTGGCATGAGCGCAACCGTTCCCTTCGGACGTCACCGCGGCAAAGTCGAGATCGATCCGCTGGCGATCCTGCATGCGCTTAGGCACCCGGTGATCGTCGTGGACGCCGCCGGCCGGCTGAGCGCCGCCAATCCCGCGGCCGAGCAATTCTTCGAGCTCGGCGCCAGCCACCTCATCGGCCGCATGCTGAACCATCTCATTCCTGCCGACAGTCCGGTCTTCGCGCTGATCGAACAAGTCTGCGCCAGCGGCGCCAGCATCTCGGAGTATGGGGTCACTTTGGAGACGCCGCGAATCGGAACGCATCTCGTCACCGTGGAGGTGGCCCCGCTCGCCGAAGCGCCCGATACCGTGGTGCTTTCGATCCATGAGCGCTCTATGGCGCACAAGATCGATCGCCAGCTCACGCACCGCAATGCCGCCCGGTCGGTCACGGCGATGGCGGCGATGCTGGCCCACGAGGTCAAGAACCCGCTGTCCGGCATTCGCGGCGCGGCCCAACTCCTCGAGCAGTCGGGAAAGCCCGAAGACCGCGAGCTCACCCGCCTCATCTGCGATGAGACCGACCGCATATGCGCATTGGTCGATCGCATGGAGGCGTTCTCCGATCCACGTCCGCTGAAGCGCGAAGCCGTCAACATCCACCAGGTGATCGAGCACGCGCGCAAGGTGGCCGAGAACGGCTTTGCCCAGCGCGTGCATTTCATCGAACGCTACGATCCCTCGCTGCCCCCGGTGCATGGCAACCGCGACATGCTGATCCAGGTGTTCCTCAATCTGATCAAGAACGCCGCCGAGGCAGTGCCGGAGCAGAGTGGGGAGATCGTGCTGTCGACCACCTACCAGCAGGGGGTGCGTCTGGCCGTGCCCGGCGCTTCGACGCGGCTGCATCTGCCGCTGGTGGCAACCGTGCAGGACAATGGCGCCGGAATCCCGGAGGATCTGCGAACGCATCTTTTCGATGCCTTCGTCACCACCAAGGTGAACGGCACCGGGCTCGGCCTGGCGCTCGTCGCCAAGATCATCGGCGACCATGGCGGGGTGGTGGAGTTCGACAGCCAGCCGCGGCGAACGATCTTTCGCGTGCTCCTGCCGGTGCACGCCAAGGGGCATAGCGAATGATGGATACCGCTCGCACCATTCTCGTGGCCGATGACGATCGGGCGATCCGCACCGTGCTGACCCAAGCTCTAGCACGGCTCGGGCACGAGGTTCGCACGACGGGAAACGCCGCCACGCTCTGGCGCTGGGTCGAGGACGGCGAGGGCGACCTGGTGATCACCGACGTGATCATGCCGGACGGCAACGGCCTCGATCTCATTCCTCGCATCAAGAAAGCCAGGCCGGAGCTGCGCATCGTCGTCATGAGCGCGCAAAACACCCTGCTCACGGCGGTGAAGGCAACTGAGCGCGGCGCCTTCGAGTATCTGTCGAAACCATTCGATCTGCGCGAGCTGGTGCGTGTCGTGCAGCGGGCGCTCGCCGATCATGGCCCCAGTGCGAACGCGCCGCCGCCGGACGGCCAAAGCGAAGAAGCGCTGCCCCTCATCGGCCGCTCGCCGGCGATGCAGGAGATCTACCGCGTGCTGGCCCGGCTCATGGGGACGGATCTCACGGTCACCATCTCCGGGGAGTCGGGCACGGGCAAGGAGCTGGTAGCGCGCGCGCTCCACGACTACGGCAAGCGCCGCGGCGGCGCATTCGTGGCGGTGAACATGGCGGCGATCCCCCGCGAGCTCATCGAGAGCGAGCTTTTCGGCCATGAGCGCGGCGCCTTCACCGGCGCCACCACGCGCTCGACCGGCCGCTTCGAGCAAGCCCAAGGCGGCACCCTCTTCCTGGACGAGATCGGCGACATGCCGCTCGAGGCACAGACAAGGCTGCTTCGGGTGCTGCAGGAAGGCGAATACCACACGGTCGGCGGGCGCACGCCGATCAAAGCCGATGTCCGCATCATCGCCGCGACGCATCGCGATTTGCGGCAACTGACCCGCCAAGGCCTGTTCCGCGAGGATCTGTTCTACCGCCTGAACGTGGTGCCGATCCGCTTGCCGCCCTTGCGCGAGCGCACCGAGGACATTCCGACTCTGACCAGCCATTTCCTCGCGCAAGCCGCAGCCGAGGGGCTGCCGCCGAAGACGCTGGACGCGCAAGCGATGGAGCGCCTCAAGAGCTATCGCTGGCCGGGCAATGTGCGCGAGCTCGAAAACCTCGTGCGGCGTTTGGCGGCCCTCTATGCCCAGGCGGTGATCGGCGCCGAAGTGATCGAAGCCGAGCTCGCGGAATCGCGGCCGCCGCAAGAGAGCGAGCGGGCCCCAGAGAATGAGGGGTTGAGCCAGGCGGTGGAGCGCCATCTCCGCGGTTTCTTCGCGGCCCATAAGGATGGTTTGCCGGCCTCCGGCCTCTACGACCGTGTCCTACGAGAAGTGGAACGCCCGCTGATCACCCTCTCCTTGTCAGCGACGAGGGGCAATCAGATCCGTGCCGCCGAGCTTTTGGGACTCAACCGCAATACGCTGCGCAAGAAGATTCGCGAGCTCGAAATCCACGTTGTGCGTGGTCTCAGCGTCTTGAAATAGCTCACTTCGCAAAATCAGTGTCGCAGTAATGCGACAGCTGTGACAGTCTTGCATCTATGAGTGACGTATTGGCACGCCCGGTATCCGGCCTGTGGGGAGCCTTGTCCCGCTGGGCGGTCCGGGTGGATTTGGGTCGAAAGCTGGCGGTTGCGCTCGCCGGTGCGGCGCTCGCCTCGGGGATCGCCACCTATGCGGCGTTGACCGGCGCCGGCCCGCTGGCGCGGGACCCGCGCCTGGTGCTGCTGCTGCTCAATGCCGATCTCGTGCTGCTGCTGGCGCTCGGCGCATTGGTCGCGCGCCGGTTGGTGCGGGTCTGGGTCGAGCGCCGGCGCGGTCTGGCCGGCTCCGGACTGCACAGCCGCCTGGTGCTGCTGTTCAGCCTGGTCGCCGTTGCGCCGACGATCATCGTCACGATCTTCGCCGCGCTGTTCCTCAATTTCGGCATTCACAGCTGGTTCTCCGACAAAGTCAGGACCGCCGTCAACGAGTCGCTGGTGGTGGCCCGTGCTTATTTGGACGAGCACCAACAGGCGGTGCGCTACGAAGCCTTGGCGATGGCGAACGACATCAACCGCGCCTTCGCCAGACTGATCGATGACCCGGCTGGCTTCGACCGCGTGCTTTCTGCACAGGCGGCGTTCCGCAACCTCGCGGAAGCAGTGGTGTTCACGCCCGATGGGCAGCTGCTCGCCCATTCGATGTTCAGCTTCGGCATCCAGTTCGAGAATCCCGCGCCGGAATGGGCGATGGAACAGGCACAGCCTGGCGAGGTCGTGATCCTGACGAGCGGCCGCGAAGACCGCGTTCGCGCTTTGGTGCGCCTTGATGTCTTCCCCAATGCGTTCCTGTTGGTCAGCCGTCTGGTCGAGCCGCTGGTGCTCGCCCACACGCAACGTGCGGAGGAGGCGGTCAAGGCCTACCAGCAGACCGAGATCGAGGCTGCGGGAATGCAGATCACCTCGGTGCTGCTGTTCGCCGTGGTCGCTCTCCTGCTGCTGCTTGCCGCGATCTGGACCGGGCTTACCTTCGCCACCAGCCTCGCCCGGCCGATCAGCCATCTCATCGCCATGGCCGAACGCGTGCGCGCCGGCGATCTGGCGGCGCGCGTCGTCGAAGGTCCCAGCGACGATGAGCTCGCCACGCTCGGCCGCGCCTTCAACCGAATGACCGACCAGGTGGAAGCGCAACGCTCGGAGCTGATCGAGGCCAACCGCCAGCTCGACGCACGCCGCCGCTTCACCGAAGCGGTTCTGGCCGGCGTTTCCGCCGGTGTCATCGGGCTCGATGACGAGGGTCGCGTACACCTGCCCAATCGCCATGCCTCGACCTTGCTGGGCGTCGAGCTCGAAGCCTTCATCGGCAAGCACCTTGATGAGGCCGTGCCGGAGATGGCGGAGCTGGTCGGCGCCGCGCGACGGCGTCCGGAGCGGCTGGTCGAGACGCAGATCTCGGTCACGCGCGAGGGACGAAGCCGCACATTCATCGTGCGGCTCGCCGCCGAGCGCCGCGGCGAGGATGCGACCGGTTTCGTGCTCACCTTCGACGACGTGACCGAGCTGTTGACGGCGCAGCGGCAGGCCGCGTGGGCAGACGTGGCCCGGCGCATCGCGCACGAGATCAAGAACCCGCTGACGCCGATCCAGTTGTCGGCCGAGCGGCTGAAGCGCCGCTATCTGAAGGAGATCCAGAGCGACCCGGAAACCTTCAAGGCGTGCACGGACACCATCGTCCGCCAGGTCGGCGATATCGGCCGCATGGTGGATGAGTTCTCCGCCTTCGCGCGGATGCCTGCCCCCGTGCTGCGGCCGATGGTCGTGCAGTCGATCGCCGAGGAAGCGGTGTTCCTGCAGCGCAACGCCGGCAAGCGGCTCTCGCGGGTCGACCTCGACATGCCCGAGCGGCCGCTCTTGCTCACCTGCGATGCGCGCCAGCTACGCCAAGCGCTCACCAATCTGCTGCAGAATGCCGCCGATGCGATCGAAAGCCGCGAAGCCGAGCCCGGCACCACGCTTCCGCCCGGCCGCATCCACTTGTCGGCGCGTCTTCTCGATGGTTCCGTCGTCATCACCGTCGCCGACAACGGCAAAGGGCTGCCTCCGGAAGGCCGCGATCGGCTGACCGAACCCTATGTAACCACCCGTACGAAAGGCACCGGCCTTGGCTTGGCGATCGTCCGCAAGATTGCCGAGGACCATGGCGGAAGGCTTGAATTGGCCGATCGCGAGGGCGGCGGCGCCCAGGTAAGCATGACGCTCCCCGGCGGCGGCTTTGCGGAACCATCGGATCCGGTATTGAAAGCATCAGAAAAGCGGGCAGCAGCGCATGGCATCTGACATCCTGATCGTCGACGACGAAGTCGATATCCGCGCGCAACTCGCGGGCGTGCTCGATGACGAAGGCTTCAACACGAGGCTGGCCGCCGATGCCGACAGTGCGCTCGTCGCCATCCGCTCAAGGCGGCCGAGCCTGGTCATCCTCGACATTTGGCTGCAGGGCAGCCGCCTGGACGGCCTCGAGCTCCTGGATCTGCTGCGCCGGGAAATGCCGCCGGTTCCGGTGGTCATGATCAGCGGCCACGGCACCATCGAGACGGCGGTCGCCGCGATTCAGAAGGGCGCCTACGATTTCATCGAGAAGCCGTTCCAGGCCGATCGCCTGCTGCTGGTGGTTCAACGCGCGATCGAGACGGCGCGGCTCAGGCGCGAGAACGAAGAGCTGAGACAGCGCGCCGGCTCGCTTAGCGAGCTCATGGGGTCCTCGCCGGCGATCCAGCAGGTCCGGAGCGCCATCGAGCGGGTGGCGCCGACCGGCCGCCGCGTGCTCATCACTGGGCCCGCCGGCGTCGGCAAAGAGGTGGCGGCCCGCATGCTGCACGCGAATTCCAGGCGCGCCCATGGGCCGTTCGTCGTGCTCAACTGCGCGATCATGCAGCCCGAGCGCATGGAGGTGGAGCTCTTCGGCGTCGAGAGTGCCAGGCCCGCCAACGGCGAGCCGGGCGGCACCACCGGCGTCAAGATCGGCACCTTCGAGCAAGCCCACGGCGGTACCTTGCTCTTGGATGAAGTGGCCGACATGCCGCTGGAGACCCAGGGCAAGATCGTGCGCGTGCTGCAGGAGCAGACTTTCC
The DNA window shown above is from Pseudomonadota bacterium and carries:
- the dusB gene encoding tRNA dihydrouridine synthase DusB, with the protein product MLGIRIGTISLPDPVILAPMSGVTDMPFRRLVKRCGAALVVSEMIASEAMVRESRKTLHMVSKSAEEHPMSVQLAGCEPAVMAEAAKLNADLGADIIDINMGCPVKKVVNGYAGSALMRHEENAQRIIEATVKAVSLPVTLKMRTGWDDADRNAPRLAKIAEDAGIQMVTVHGRTRCQMYEGSADWSFVRRVKEAVRIPVVVNGDITSLEEAERALALSGADGVMIGRGAYGRPWFIRQVSHYLKTGERLPDPPLARQLALIYEHMAAMLEHYGIATGLKIARKHIGWYSKGLDGSAEFRSQINRSLDPSQVHELIRGFYEPLLARRAALA
- a CDS encoding PAS domain-containing protein codes for the protein MSATVPFGRHRGKVEIDPLAILHALRHPVIVVDAAGRLSAANPAAEQFFELGASHLIGRMLNHLIPADSPVFALIEQVCASGASISEYGVTLETPRIGTHLVTVEVAPLAEAPDTVVLSIHERSMAHKIDRQLTHRNAARSVTAMAAMLAHEVKNPLSGIRGAAQLLEQSGKPEDRELTRLICDETDRICALVDRMEAFSDPRPLKREAVNIHQVIEHARKVAENGFAQRVHFIERYDPSLPPVHGNRDMLIQVFLNLIKNAAEAVPEQSGEIVLSTTYQQGVRLAVPGASTRLHLPLVATVQDNGAGIPEDLRTHLFDAFVTTKVNGTGLGLALVAKIIGDHGGVVEFDSQPRRTIFRVLLPVHAKGHSE
- a CDS encoding sigma-54-dependent Fis family transcriptional regulator, coding for MASDILIVDDEVDIRAQLAGVLDDEGFNTRLAADADSALVAIRSRRPSLVILDIWLQGSRLDGLELLDLLRREMPPVPVVMISGHGTIETAVAAIQKGAYDFIEKPFQADRLLLVVQRAIETARLRRENEELRQRAGSLSELMGSSPAIQQVRSAIERVAPTGRRVLITGPAGVGKEVAARMLHANSRRAHGPFVVLNCAIMQPERMEVELFGVESARPANGEPGGTTGVKIGTFEQAHGGTLLLDEVADMPLETQGKIVRVLQEQTFRRVGGDTPVEVDVRVVATSNRDLALEIAAGRFREDLYYRLNVLPVRVPPLRERREDIPMLIRHFLVRSADAAGLPMREVGEDAMAALQSYEWPGNVRQMRNVADWLLIMTPGDPNMPIRADMLPPEIGAITPAVLRWDKGGEIMGLPLRDARELFEREYLLAQINRFGGNISRTASFIGMERSALHRKLKSLGVAGMDRPLDRPIDRAPIKVGA
- a CDS encoding CinA family protein, translated to MTKTFHREAEELLARCRANKLKLATAESCTGGLIAASLTEIAGSSDVVERGFVTYSNEAKIELLGVAEALIRAHGAVSAEVARAMAEGAVARSHADIAVAVTGIAGPGGATATKPVGLVHLAATRRGGATRDVRAVFPGNRRAVREASVLAAFALIGDLISHP
- a CDS encoding phosphatidylglycerophosphatase A, coding for MKELGFWHPATLIATWFGVGLIPLAPGTWGSLAALPFAWAIERSFGAPALLAAGVGVFLIGVWATDLFAKRSGMADPPQACVDEVAAMWLVLASLPQTLLGYALGFCAFRAADILKPWPVSLVDRQVTGGLGIMLDDAVAALYAIGAARLVLWIMK
- a CDS encoding PAS domain-containing sensor histidine kinase, producing MARPVSGLWGALSRWAVRVDLGRKLAVALAGAALASGIATYAALTGAGPLARDPRLVLLLLNADLVLLLALGALVARRLVRVWVERRRGLAGSGLHSRLVLLFSLVAVAPTIIVTIFAALFLNFGIHSWFSDKVRTAVNESLVVARAYLDEHQQAVRYEALAMANDINRAFARLIDDPAGFDRVLSAQAAFRNLAEAVVFTPDGQLLAHSMFSFGIQFENPAPEWAMEQAQPGEVVILTSGREDRVRALVRLDVFPNAFLLVSRLVEPLVLAHTQRAEEAVKAYQQTEIEAAGMQITSVLLFAVVALLLLLAAIWTGLTFATSLARPISHLIAMAERVRAGDLAARVVEGPSDDELATLGRAFNRMTDQVEAQRSELIEANRQLDARRRFTEAVLAGVSAGVIGLDDEGRVHLPNRHASTLLGVELEAFIGKHLDEAVPEMAELVGAARRRPERLVETQISVTREGRSRTFIVRLAAERRGEDATGFVLTFDDVTELLTAQRQAAWADVARRIAHEIKNPLTPIQLSAERLKRRYLKEIQSDPETFKACTDTIVRQVGDIGRMVDEFSAFARMPAPVLRPMVVQSIAEEAVFLQRNAGKRLSRVDLDMPERPLLLTCDARQLRQALTNLLQNAADAIESREAEPGTTLPPGRIHLSARLLDGSVVITVADNGKGLPPEGRDRLTEPYVTTRTKGTGLGLAIVRKIAEDHGGRLELADREGGGAQVSMTLPGGGFAEPSDPVLKASEKRAAAHGI
- a CDS encoding bifunctional 2-C-methyl-D-erythritol 4-phosphate cytidylyltransferase/2-C-methyl-D-erythritol 2,4-cyclodiphosphate synthase is translated as MTDIAALVVAAGRGTRFGGEAPKQYQPLAGQPVLRHSLRAFSEHPRIGAVRAVIHGDDRERYERAASGLDLLAPVIGGASRQESVRLGLESLAAQPPSLVLIHDGARPCIAADVIDRVIDALATAAGAIAAVPVADTLKLGRDGYVADTVDRAGLWRAQTPQGFRYPDILAAHRSASDLSLTDDAAVAEHAGLAVALVAGSEENLKITSSGDLLRAEQALGAGETRVGTGFDVHRFGAGDHVMLCGVRVPHEHGLIGHSDADVGLHALTDAVLGAIGAGDIGEHFPPSDPRWRGADSAAFLAHAAGLVEARGGRILHVDLTIVCERPKVSPHRQEMAERIAAILAIERGRVSVKATTTEGLGFTGRREGIAAQAVATVRVR
- the ccsA gene encoding cytochrome c biogenesis protein CcsA codes for the protein MPHTVLPSLLALFALVPATVLALRGEARNTRYWAALALAVLGPSAWALLQVDDAWRTGLAVTLWVTIAVTMLLFAGLTMVTEAAWRLTTLLLPYLLVLGTLATIWERLPEPMLSSGSHGAWIVVHILVSVVTYGLVNLAAVAGLAVFLQERALKRKRPSWLVRLLPAVADAEALQVRLLVASQIVLGVGLATGISVYYLATGRLIPFDHKTVLSLATFVLIAVLLVAHYRVGLRGRRAARLVLLAWLLLTLAYPGVKFVTGVLMA
- the ntrC gene encoding nitrogen regulation protein NR(I) → MDTARTILVADDDRAIRTVLTQALARLGHEVRTTGNAATLWRWVEDGEGDLVITDVIMPDGNGLDLIPRIKKARPELRIVVMSAQNTLLTAVKATERGAFEYLSKPFDLRELVRVVQRALADHGPSANAPPPDGQSEEALPLIGRSPAMQEIYRVLARLMGTDLTVTISGESGTGKELVARALHDYGKRRGGAFVAVNMAAIPRELIESELFGHERGAFTGATTRSTGRFEQAQGGTLFLDEIGDMPLEAQTRLLRVLQEGEYHTVGGRTPIKADVRIIAATHRDLRQLTRQGLFREDLFYRLNVVPIRLPPLRERTEDIPTLTSHFLAQAAAEGLPPKTLDAQAMERLKSYRWPGNVRELENLVRRLAALYAQAVIGAEVIEAELAESRPPQESERAPENEGLSQAVERHLRGFFAAHKDGLPASGLYDRVLREVERPLITLSLSATRGNQIRAAELLGLNRNTLRKKIRELEIHVVRGLSVLK
- the lipA gene encoding lipoyl synthase translates to MTSTPLRHPEKAHRPDQPMLRKPAWIRVKAPVSREYQETRQLMRRLNLNTVCEEAGCPNIGECWQQKHATVMILGSICTRACAFCNVATGKPLALDPHEPEHVAEAVGELGLAHVVVTSVDRDDLDDGGAGHFAKVIKAIRARAQGTTIEVLTPDFLRKDGAIETVVEAGPDVYNHNLETVPRLYHTVRPGARYFASLKLLDRVKQLNPALFTKSGLMVGLGESREEVHQVMDDLRSADVDFLTIGQYLQPTPKHHAIERFVTPAEFLALKAMAEGKGFLLVASSPLTRSSYHAGQDFDRLRQARTQKLAQTP
- a CDS encoding type II toxin-antitoxin system RatA family toxin, which produces MPTHAEKRFVPYSPEQMFDLVADVLRYPEFLPWCLAARIRERQSDVLLVDLVIGFKMVRERFTSRVVLDRPGRTVNVSYADGPFKHMANHWRFEPTQDGGCLIDFYVDFEFKSSLLQKLIGVLFNEAVRRMVAAFEARAGQLYGAMDAPASAPERS